The following coding sequences are from one Methanobrevibacter wolinii SH window:
- the cofH gene encoding 5-amino-6-(D-ribitylamino)uracil--L-tyrosine 4-hydroxyphenyl transferase CofH, translating to MKSFDISTKTKNILGNAWDEPLSVEDANYLMNLKGHEVFYLLGTADSLRHEIVGDKVSFINNCNINFTNVCKIRCGFCAFGKDRDDPEAYILDDDKILAKAQNAVDNGAREFCVMGGVLPEADIDYYAHLCKLLKGEFPNVMIHGFSPTMVFDACKVSEMSLDEGFKVLKKAGLDSLPGTAAEILTDRSRKIICPKKVTTKEWVEVVESAHKQGLVGSATMMYGHVETVAERVETLDILRKVQEKTHGFTEFIPMTFMQQYSPIFLEQHKNLGATGIEDLKLYAVARLMFRDLIPNIQVSWVKMGFRFAQVSLLAGANDLGGTLGGDELSEASGAPDGVDASIVDLVKLINALGRTPIERNTKYTEFFEINQNKLDI from the coding sequence ATGAAATCATTTGATATAAGTACTAAGACAAAGAATATTTTAGGCAATGCATGGGATGAACCATTGTCTGTTGAAGATGCAAATTATTTGATGAATTTAAAAGGCCATGAAGTTTTCTATTTACTTGGAACTGCTGATAGTTTAAGGCATGAAATTGTTGGTGATAAAGTTTCTTTTATTAATAATTGTAATATTAATTTTACAAATGTTTGTAAAATCAGATGTGGATTTTGTGCATTTGGTAAAGATAGAGATGATCCAGAAGCTTATATTTTAGATGATGATAAAATTTTAGCAAAAGCTCAAAATGCTGTTGATAATGGAGCTCGTGAGTTTTGTGTAATGGGTGGTGTTTTACCTGAAGCAGATATTGATTATTATGCACATTTATGTAAACTTCTTAAAGGTGAATTCCCAAATGTTATGATTCATGGTTTTTCACCAACTATGGTTTTTGATGCATGTAAAGTTTCTGAAATGTCATTAGATGAAGGTTTTAAAGTACTTAAAAAAGCTGGTTTAGATAGTCTTCCAGGTACTGCTGCAGAAATTTTAACTGATAGATCAAGAAAAATTATCTGTCCTAAAAAGGTAACTACTAAAGAATGGGTAGAAGTTGTTGAATCAGCTCATAAACAAGGACTTGTTGGTTCAGCAACAATGATGTATGGACATGTTGAAACTGTTGCAGAACGTGTTGAAACATTAGATATATTAAGAAAAGTTCAAGAAAAAACTCATGGTTTTACAGAGTTTATTCCAATGACTTTTATGCAACAATATTCACCAATCTTCTTAGAACAACATAAAAATCTTGGTGCAACTGGAATTGAAGATTTAAAACTTTATGCTGTTGCAAGATTAATGTTTAGGGATTTAATTCCAAATATTCAAGTATCTTGGGTAAAAATGGGTTTTAGATTTGCACAAGTTTCTCTTCTTGCAGGAGCAAATGATTTAGGTGGAACTCTTGGTGGAGATGAGTTATCTGAGGCTAGTGGTGCTCCTGATGGGGTAGATGCTTCTATTGTTGATCTTGTAAAATTAATTAATGCTCTTGGTAGAACTCCTATTGAAAGAAATACTAAATATACAGAATTTTTTGAAATTAATCAGAATAAATTAGATATTTAA
- a CDS encoding molybdenum cofactor biosynthesis protein MoaE translates to MVVRIIKKDDDVVSSADLIDDIKKSKKVDEAGAIFTFEGIVRGKEPGKKVDKLILKTPDIEKAEKEMNEIAEDVKTKFGVFEVNIIHYIGEFYTGDSLFIVAILGPHRQKSYEALIDTIERVKFDIDFEKEEISNQGSKTILAGG, encoded by the coding sequence ATGGTAGTACGTATAATTAAAAAAGATGATGATGTTGTAAGTTCTGCTGATTTAATTGACGATATTAAAAAATCTAAAAAAGTAGATGAAGCAGGTGCAATATTTACATTTGAAGGAATTGTAAGAGGTAAAGAACCTGGTAAAAAAGTAGATAAATTAATACTTAAAACTCCAGATATTGAAAAAGCTGAAAAAGAAATGAATGAAATCGCTGAAGATGTAAAAACAAAATTTGGAGTTTTTGAAGTTAATATTATTCATTATATAGGTGAATTTTATACTGGTGATAGTCTTTTTATTGTTGCAATTCTTGGACCTCATAGACAAAAATCTTATGAGGCTTTAATTGATACTATTGAAAGAGTTAAATTTGATATTGATTTTGAAAAAGAAGAAATTTCCAATCAAGGATCTAAAACTATATTAGCTGGAGGATAA
- a CDS encoding nicotinamide-nucleotide adenylyltransferase, with protein sequence MTVKRGLLIGRMQPIHKGHVQVILKTLEEVDEVIIGVGSAQESHTVTNPFTAGERVLMIEQALADEGVDSSRYYIIPMEDIYTNAIWVSYVKMMTPPFSIVFSGNPLVQRLFYEEDFEVKAPPLFNRTLLSGTEVRKRMINGGNWQELVPKKTIELINEIDGINRIRHLAKKELSER encoded by the coding sequence ATGACAGTTAAAAGAGGTTTACTCATTGGTAGGATGCAACCTATTCATAAAGGACATGTTCAGGTTATTTTAAAAACACTTGAAGAGGTTGATGAGGTTATTATTGGTGTTGGTAGTGCTCAAGAATCACACACAGTAACTAATCCTTTCACTGCTGGTGAAAGAGTATTAATGATTGAACAAGCTTTAGCAGATGAAGGTGTAGATTCATCTAGATATTATATTATACCTATGGAAGATATTTATACTAATGCTATATGGGTATCATATGTTAAAATGATGACACCACCATTTTCTATAGTTTTTTCAGGTAATCCTTTAGTACAAAGGTTATTTTATGAAGAAGATTTTGAAGTAAAAGCACCTCCTTTATTTAATAGGACTTTATTATCTGGAACAGAAGTTAGAAAAAGAATGATTAATGGTGGAAATTGGCAAGAACTTGTACCTAAAAAAACTATTGAATTAATTAATGAAATTGATGGTATAAATAGAATTAGACATCTTGCTAAAAAAGAACTTAGTGAAAGATAA